One region of Bacteroidia bacterium genomic DNA includes:
- a CDS encoding GtrA family protein, producing the protein MLKKLLIGAWKQPMFRYLVSASTATLVDASIYAWLFYGVFEKKIVHLAGFAIGPHLFSITISFTVGLLTNFWLSKKIVFGESQLRTRTQLSRFLMVAGIVFVANWYMTNFMTLKLTELFTSHTPSLAFVARGTSAIIIASISFFSHKFFSFEAHKPNTT; encoded by the coding sequence ATGCTGAAAAAACTACTGATAGGAGCGTGGAAACAGCCTATGTTTCGCTATCTGGTTTCTGCAAGTACCGCTACTTTGGTGGATGCCAGCATATATGCATGGCTTTTTTATGGTGTTTTTGAAAAAAAAATTGTCCACTTAGCCGGTTTCGCCATTGGACCACACCTTTTTTCTATAACCATAAGTTTTACGGTTGGGTTACTCACCAATTTTTGGCTCTCTAAAAAGATTGTTTTTGGAGAATCACAACTCAGGACACGCACTCAACTTAGCCGTTTTTTGATGGTTGCAGGAATCGTATTTGTTGCAAACTGGTACATGACAAACTTTATGACACTGAAACTGACGGAGTTATTTACATCACACACTCCTTCATTGGCTTTCGTAGCTCGAGGAACTTCTGCAATTATTATTGCAAGCATCAGTTTTTTTAGCCATAAATTTTTCTCCTTTGAAGCACATAAGCCAAATACTACATGA
- a CDS encoding gliding motility-associated C-terminal domain-containing protein: MQILSNNYLRYLYTIFLIVFLPNWATASHNLAGQITYKKVGMNTFEILLTTYTDPIAQGVDRCSADLEIWGFMNGQYIKFDVIKDIPRENGPTGSNCSPPQRMGIFVRSNIKKNYYRTTYTFNGPGKFSVRYFDLARKDNIINMDRSGSTAFYLETILYNPISGDNNSPILLNDPLDDACTGRRWTHNPGAYDPDGDSLAFSLIPCQQYDPDNGINTPIQVANYRYPNAFGGTFTIDPYSGLITWNTPVQVGLYNISILIEEFRNGRLVGHIIRDMGIIVGPCNNDPPIINAPTELCSKPGQSLVFNITTNDINLGDSVYLYLNNGDMGNNGPFQVPIGKPTMSPPLEQFPVKGFPVIAATFRWDIFCEHIQISPYQLDFYAHDNLLNHYTLADNKVTRIRIVPPSTQLIQATTQPGHKIKIVWKPNPCSNAIGYDIYRSTGISGHIDTTCCTNTALSGYEKVGQTDSWADTSLVDDNNGNGLDYVGSYCYRVVSIFPQNQPSCASEPICVELQRDAPILVTNSVISTDESIGSIQVAWARPDTTIIDSIFFPKPYYYQLFRANGITGGTLFPITSPIINWADTVFFDPNLNTKDSAYKYQVKLFDSNNNLIANSNQASSVYLKIAPADKSLVLEWNFHTPWAEDSFQIWRKAPGEVNFSLIQTVDATRNRWLDSGLMNGATYCYFIKSYGKYGVSSIRQPLINDSNETCGVPIDLTPPCLPVRDSFNMEPNCTDFTVDFWWPNSDSSCASDLDFYSIYFSRNSGGPYTFLKRVTEPKYLFSDPELYSIAGCFVITATDTVGNESPYSAEFCVDNCPDIIFPNVFTPNGDGRNDYFIPIKARSVKSIRLQIFDRWGVWLSSSNNINNLWDGTYHGKDVPEGVYYWIADVEFEHLETQKPNSYRGVITLLR, translated from the coding sequence ATGCAAATCTTATCTAATAATTATCTCCGGTATCTTTATACAATATTTCTCATTGTATTTCTTCCAAACTGGGCTACTGCTTCGCACAACCTCGCAGGGCAAATTACCTACAAAAAAGTAGGGATGAATACATTTGAAATCCTTTTAACTACCTATACTGACCCCATTGCACAAGGCGTTGATAGATGCTCTGCTGATCTTGAAATATGGGGATTTATGAACGGCCAATATATAAAATTTGATGTAATTAAAGATATTCCTCGCGAAAATGGCCCCACCGGTTCTAACTGCTCTCCCCCGCAAAGAATGGGAATCTTTGTACGCTCTAACATCAAAAAAAACTACTACAGAACAACTTATACTTTTAACGGGCCGGGTAAGTTTTCCGTCAGATATTTTGATTTAGCCCGAAAAGATAATATTATCAATATGGATAGATCCGGTTCTACGGCTTTTTATCTTGAAACAATTTTGTATAATCCTATTTCCGGAGACAATAATTCGCCCATTTTGCTCAATGACCCGTTAGATGATGCTTGTACTGGCCGCCGGTGGACACATAACCCGGGTGCCTATGACCCAGACGGAGATTCTCTCGCTTTCAGCTTGATTCCTTGTCAGCAATATGATCCCGATAACGGCATTAACACACCTATACAGGTCGCAAATTATCGCTACCCAAATGCCTTTGGCGGTACTTTTACTATTGACCCCTATTCAGGATTAATTACATGGAACACTCCTGTACAAGTAGGACTATACAATATCTCAATACTAATTGAAGAGTTTAGAAATGGCCGACTTGTAGGGCACATCATAAGAGATATGGGGATTATCGTTGGCCCCTGTAATAACGATCCACCTATTATCAATGCACCTACCGAACTTTGCTCTAAACCCGGACAGTCTTTAGTGTTTAATATAACAACTAATGATATTAACCTCGGAGATAGTGTTTATCTATATCTCAATAACGGTGATATGGGAAATAACGGCCCTTTTCAGGTTCCGATAGGAAAGCCAACCATGTCTCCACCATTAGAACAATTTCCGGTAAAAGGTTTTCCAGTTATTGCTGCTACTTTTCGCTGGGATATATTTTGCGAACATATTCAAATAAGCCCTTATCAATTAGATTTTTATGCCCATGATAATTTATTAAACCATTATACCTTAGCAGATAATAAAGTTACCCGAATTAGGATTGTTCCACCAAGTACCCAACTGATACAAGCTACTACTCAGCCCGGACACAAGATTAAAATAGTCTGGAAACCCAATCCTTGTTCTAATGCTATTGGTTACGATATTTATCGCTCTACGGGAATTTCTGGCCATATTGATACGACCTGCTGCACTAATACCGCATTATCCGGGTACGAAAAAGTTGGCCAAACAGATAGCTGGGCAGATACTTCTTTGGTAGATGACAATAATGGTAATGGCTTAGATTATGTAGGCAGTTATTGTTATAGAGTTGTTTCTATTTTTCCCCAGAACCAGCCAAGCTGTGCATCTGAGCCTATCTGCGTAGAATTACAAAGAGATGCTCCAATATTGGTTACTAACTCGGTAATCTCTACCGATGAATCAATCGGTAGTATCCAAGTAGCGTGGGCAAGACCGGATACTACCATTATTGATTCTATATTTTTCCCAAAACCCTATTATTATCAACTATTTCGCGCAAACGGTATCACCGGCGGTACACTTTTTCCAATAACTTCACCCATTATTAATTGGGCAGATACGGTATTTTTTGACCCTAATTTAAACACTAAGGATAGTGCCTATAAATATCAAGTAAAACTATTTGATTCAAATAACAATCTAATAGCAAACAGTAATCAAGCTTCTTCGGTTTATTTAAAAATAGCTCCTGCGGATAAGTCTTTGGTTTTAGAATGGAATTTTCACACACCTTGGGCTGAAGATTCTTTTCAAATTTGGCGAAAAGCTCCCGGCGAGGTCAATTTTAGTCTTATTCAGACTGTTGATGCAACCCGAAACCGGTGGTTAGATAGCGGCCTTATGAATGGAGCTACTTACTGCTATTTCATAAAAAGCTATGGTAAATACGGGGTATCCAGTATTCGTCAGCCACTTATCAATGATTCTAACGAAACCTGCGGAGTACCTATTGACCTAACTCCTCCTTGCTTACCAGTTCGAGATTCTTTTAATATGGAACCAAACTGTACTGATTTCACGGTGGATTTTTGGTGGCCAAACTCAGATTCAAGTTGTGCTAGTGATTTGGATTTTTACTCAATCTATTTTAGCAGAAATTCCGGTGGCCCCTATACTTTTCTAAAAAGAGTTACAGAACCCAAATATCTATTTTCCGACCCTGAACTATATTCAATTGCTGGATGCTTTGTAATCACGGCTACTGATACCGTTGGAAATGAAAGTCCCTATTCTGCCGAATTTTGTGTAGATAATTGCCCCGATATTATCTTTCCAAACGTATTTACACCTAATGGAGACGGACGTAATGACTACTTTATTCCAATTAAAGCACGGTCAGTAAAAAGTATCCGATTACAAATCTTTGATAGATGGGGCGTTTGGTTATCTTCCTCAAATAATATTAACAACCTCTGGGATGGTACTTATCACGGAAAAGATGTTCCAGAAGGAGTGTATTACTGGATAGCAGACGTAGAATTTGAGCACTTAGAAACCCAAAAACCAAATAGCTATCGCGGAGTTATCACTTTGCTGCGCTAA
- the gmd gene encoding GDP-mannose 4,6-dehydratase, with protein MKKALITGITGQDGSFLTELLLEKGYEVHGIIRRASNFNTDRIDHLFGNPQLQLHHGDITDSSNLNKLMVRIKPDEIYNLAAQSHVQVSFEVPEYTAQVDALGTLRIVDALLNHAPQAKFYQASTSELYGKVQAVPQNEDTPFYPRSPYGVAKIYGFWIVKNYREAYNLFACNGILFNHESERRGKTFVTRKITTNLAEIVHGKRDTVKLGNLNAQRDWGYAKEYVAAMWLMLQQDTPQDLVIATGKTYTIRTFCEKAAAFCGFDIVWEGEGIHEKGIDKKTNRIIFEVSPKYFRPTEVDLLVGDASRAKKALGWEATTNIDQLVEIMMRYDLENS; from the coding sequence ATGAAAAAAGCACTTATCACCGGTATTACTGGTCAAGACGGCTCTTTTTTAACAGAATTATTATTAGAAAAAGGTTATGAGGTTCATGGTATTATTCGCCGAGCCAGTAACTTTAATACAGACAGGATAGATCATCTTTTTGGGAATCCACAACTTCAGTTGCACCATGGGGACATTACAGATAGCTCCAACCTAAATAAACTCATGGTGCGGATTAAGCCTGATGAAATCTATAACTTGGCAGCCCAAAGTCATGTGCAGGTTAGTTTTGAAGTTCCTGAATACACAGCTCAAGTGGACGCATTAGGTACACTCCGAATTGTGGATGCCCTGTTAAATCATGCTCCTCAAGCCAAATTTTATCAAGCCTCCACATCAGAGTTATATGGAAAAGTACAAGCTGTTCCCCAAAATGAAGATACCCCATTTTATCCCAGAAGTCCCTACGGCGTAGCTAAAATCTATGGCTTCTGGATAGTAAAAAACTATCGAGAAGCATATAACCTATTTGCCTGCAACGGAATATTATTTAACCATGAATCTGAAAGACGTGGCAAAACGTTTGTTACCCGAAAAATCACTACTAATTTAGCAGAAATCGTTCATGGGAAAAGAGATACCGTAAAGTTAGGAAACCTAAATGCACAACGAGATTGGGGGTATGCCAAAGAATATGTAGCAGCTATGTGGTTAATGCTCCAGCAAGATACCCCGCAAGACCTCGTTATCGCTACCGGAAAAACCTATACAATTCGTACTTTTTGCGAAAAAGCTGCTGCTTTTTGTGGATTTGATATTGTCTGGGAAGGAGAAGGAATCCATGAAAAAGGAATAGACAAAAAAACAAACCGCATCATTTTTGAAGTAAGTCCCAAATATTTTCGCCCTACCGAAGTTGATTTATTAGTAGGCGATGCCAGCCGTGCTAAAAAAGCTCTGGGCTGGGAAGCAACCACAAATATAGACCAACTGGTAGAAATTATGATGCGATATGATTTAGAAAACAGTTAA
- the rpsI gene encoding 30S ribosomal protein S9 has product MDVINRVGKRKTAVARLYIKPGAGSFKINGVDFKDYVNTDLLRLKVLQPFQVLSLDPASFDIYVNVYGGGTTGQAEAIRLAISRAFALSNPEEYRPPLKKAGFLTRDARSVERKKYGHKKARKNFQFSKR; this is encoded by the coding sequence ATGGACGTTATCAATCGAGTTGGTAAGCGAAAAACAGCAGTTGCGAGGCTCTACATAAAACCCGGAGCAGGTAGTTTTAAAATTAACGGTGTTGATTTTAAAGATTATGTTAATACAGATTTATTACGCTTAAAAGTGCTTCAGCCATTTCAGGTTTTAAGTTTAGATCCAGCTTCTTTCGATATCTATGTAAACGTTTACGGTGGTGGAACTACCGGACAAGCCGAAGCTATCCGCTTAGCTATTTCTCGTGCCTTTGCGTTGTCTAACCCAGAAGAATATCGTCCCCCCTTAAAAAAGGCAGGATTTTTAACCAGAGATGCCCGTTCTGTAGAGCGTAAAAAATATGGCCATAAGAAAGCTCGCAAAAACTTCCAATTCTCAAAACGTTAA
- a CDS encoding CoA transferase, translating into MENKLLSGVRVLDLSRLFPGPLCTLHLADMGADVIKIEDTRGGDYARWIPPLKRTYSELFLAINRNKRSVRLDYTQEAGKTILLSLVKTADVLIESFRPGLMASWGLDYQTLSNINPRLIYCSISGYGQTGSLAQRPGHDLNFISYAGILAQNGISAENPPAIPNYQLGDIVGGSLMGVMGVLAALLHQRSTGKGQYVDVSMLDGVLAHAAILLSTYQMLGHLLPRGGDLLSGMMPFYRLYKTQDDRYIALAALEHKFWKRFCTCIEKPELIDKHYVFGEEAQTVVSIVQQIMLQKTLSEWTPILEQADCCASPVLDLPETLNHPQIAARNMFIQSEHPTEGTISQFRLPIHFSNMPFEISRNTPHYGEHTQEILQELGYQEDEIKLFSEQGII; encoded by the coding sequence GTGGAAAACAAACTCTTATCCGGTGTTAGAGTATTAGATTTAAGCCGTTTATTTCCCGGCCCTTTGTGTACATTGCATTTGGCGGATATGGGAGCTGATGTTATCAAAATAGAAGACACCCGTGGCGGAGATTATGCCCGCTGGATTCCCCCACTGAAGCGAACTTATTCAGAACTTTTTCTGGCCATTAATAGAAACAAACGTTCTGTTCGTTTAGATTATACTCAAGAAGCCGGAAAAACCATTTTGTTATCACTGGTAAAAACAGCTGACGTTTTGATAGAGAGCTTTAGACCGGGCTTAATGGCTTCTTGGGGACTTGATTACCAAACGCTTAGCAATATAAATCCGCGATTAATTTACTGCTCTATTTCTGGATACGGCCAAACCGGTTCCTTAGCCCAACGCCCTGGGCATGATCTCAATTTTATCAGCTATGCCGGAATTTTAGCCCAAAATGGAATTTCTGCGGAAAACCCACCGGCTATCCCTAACTACCAATTAGGAGATATTGTGGGCGGTAGCCTAATGGGGGTTATGGGCGTGTTAGCTGCATTACTCCACCAACGAAGCACCGGAAAAGGCCAGTATGTAGATGTCAGTATGTTAGACGGAGTTTTGGCTCATGCCGCTATACTTTTGAGTACCTATCAAATGCTGGGACATTTACTCCCGCGTGGAGGCGATTTATTATCCGGAATGATGCCTTTTTATCGCCTCTACAAAACCCAAGATGACCGCTATATCGCCTTAGCAGCCCTCGAACATAAGTTCTGGAAAAGATTCTGTACCTGCATTGAGAAACCAGAACTTATTGACAAACATTATGTTTTTGGAGAAGAAGCACAAACAGTGGTATCAATAGTGCAGCAAATTATGCTGCAAAAAACACTTTCAGAATGGACACCAATCCTGGAACAAGCAGATTGCTGCGCTTCACCGGTCTTAGACCTTCCAGAAACACTCAATCACCCGCAGATTGCTGCAAGGAATATGTTCATTCAATCAGAGCACCCTACCGAAGGCACAATTTCCCAATTTAGACTTCCCATTCATTTTTCAAATATGCCTTTTGAAATTTCGCGAAATACTCCCCATTACGGAGAACACACGCAAGAAATTCTACAAGAACTTGGTTATCAGGAAGATGAAATTAAATTATTTTCTGAACAAGGGATAATTTAA
- the rplM gene encoding 50S ribosomal protein L13, protein MDTLSYKTKSAKSSDNQRAWWVIDARDLIVGRLASEIAKLLRGKHKPYYTPHALCGDSVIIINADKVRFTGRKLVEKEYIHHTGYPGGQRVTTPKALLAKHPCRIMEYAIKGMLPKTKLGDKMYGNLYVYAGENHPHTAQNPQPYTIKTK, encoded by the coding sequence ATGGATACGTTAAGTTACAAAACAAAATCAGCGAAATCGTCTGATAATCAGCGTGCTTGGTGGGTAATAGATGCCCGCGACTTAATCGTTGGTCGGTTAGCCTCGGAGATCGCTAAATTACTTAGAGGGAAGCATAAGCCATATTACACTCCTCATGCACTTTGCGGAGACAGTGTTATTATCATCAATGCAGATAAAGTTCGCTTTACAGGTAGAAAATTAGTCGAAAAAGAGTATATTCACCACACCGGTTATCCGGGGGGGCAACGAGTAACAACGCCAAAAGCACTGTTGGCTAAACACCCTTGCAGGATCATGGAATATGCCATTAAAGGAATGTTACCAAAGACTAAGTTGGGAGATAAAATGTATGGTAATTTATATGTGTATGCAGGTGAAAACCACCCACATACAGCACAAAACCCACAGCCTTATACAATTAAAACAAAATAA
- the rpsB gene encoding 30S ribosomal protein S2, which translates to MNTITHEELLDAGVHFGHMTHKWNPAMAPYIFMKKDGIHIIDVLKTQKMLEEAQRVVKQLSKSGRKILFVGTKKQAREILEEYARSVGMPFITERWLGGMLTNFATVRKSVRKMSNLDKLVTGDNAVNISKKEKLMISRNWGKLDRVFGGIADMAKLPAALFIVDALKEHIAIAEAKRLNIPTIAIVDTNSNPNSVDFPIPANDDSTKSIEFITKCLVEAIKEGNAERKTDKETEEEKETANTKD; encoded by the coding sequence ATGAATACAATAACTCATGAGGAACTGTTAGATGCCGGTGTACACTTTGGGCACATGACCCACAAATGGAATCCGGCAATGGCTCCTTATATTTTTATGAAAAAAGATGGCATCCATATTATAGATGTCCTTAAAACACAAAAAATGTTGGAAGAAGCCCAGCGAGTAGTGAAGCAACTTTCAAAATCCGGCAGAAAGATATTATTTGTGGGCACCAAAAAGCAAGCACGTGAAATTTTAGAAGAATATGCCCGCTCAGTAGGAATGCCTTTCATTACAGAAAGATGGCTTGGAGGCATGCTTACCAATTTTGCAACAGTAAGAAAAAGTGTGCGCAAAATGTCTAACCTCGATAAACTCGTTACCGGTGATAATGCTGTTAATATTTCCAAAAAAGAAAAATTAATGATTAGCCGGAACTGGGGAAAATTAGACCGTGTATTCGGAGGAATTGCAGATATGGCAAAACTGCCAGCAGCTCTCTTTATCGTGGACGCACTCAAAGAACATATTGCAATAGCAGAAGCCAAAAGATTAAATATCCCTACTATCGCTATTGTAGATACTAATAGCAACCCAAATTCAGTGGACTTCCCAATACCAGCTAATGATGATTCTACAAAATCAATAGAATTTATTACAAAATGCTTAGTTGAGGCAATTAAAGAAGGAAACGCTGAAAGAAAAACAGATAAAGAAACCGAAGAAGAAAAGGAAACAGCTAATACAAAAGACTAA
- a CDS encoding YfhO family protein, translating to MIKPFWKQETFVSTIICLTVMLLLSVLYFQPLLKHKVLQQSDLLQVAGMDQDAKLYRESHPGEQAYWIKTMFSGMPTYTIFLEFKGNILSALHSLFLLGMPFPIGILFFGMAFMFALMRTIGVSSWLALAIGIAYGFSSYNIIIVEAGHYSKFFAIMHAPGLLLAAVLAYRNKPILGGALMAFFMGLQVADNHVQMTYYFGLVLACYVLYELVRHIHERKIVSYLLTTLLLGVGIAIGVAVNATNMLPVYEYSKFSIRGPSELSTSSDDQKAGGLDRDYAFQWSYGREELLTLLIPNALGGSSNGKLGKSSETYKALTEYGVGTEEAENYIRTWPLYWGDQPFTSGPTYFGALICFGFILGLILVDSGLKWALLYATLLSCLLSLGRHSLNVPEAIVVLALPIIFYFTKNRVKLPAPGYALLLAGIAWIGLYMFGSDPASSYRFTDLFFDYVPFYSKFRAVASMLVMASLTMPILAGLGFQEVIQNKKDSKEIQLAVFWAAGITAGLALILAVLGSTFFSFQGPNDANLGFPEQLKKQLMTALYADRADILRNDAIQAVIFIALAAGLLWLFIKKTISNPIIIGIGVSVIMLFNLWLVDKRFVNTSDFRDKEDNEQFFAMKETEQFLLEKDKTYYRVFPMNRNPFNDGRTPYYLNSIGGYNAAKIRRYQQLIDAHISKMNPNVLNMLNTKYIIHNQKLSFPQWPELLATKDGEYLYQNLNAYGNAWICEKVIIVPTPDAALDTLDGVNSMFTAIVEQKDAAITQHFSQDTVDYNNEYIKIQNHDNHKLTYLYHSPKTRFVTFSEVYYPKGWKAFIDEKEVPIIHTNFVLRGLVIPAGDHKIEMRFHPEIIDTTETYSRIASVILIIFIGFAGFWEWRNYRKNQA from the coding sequence ATGATAAAGCCGTTTTGGAAACAAGAAACCTTCGTTTCTACTATTATTTGCTTAACCGTGATGCTGCTGCTCTCGGTACTCTATTTTCAGCCGCTACTTAAACATAAAGTCTTACAACAATCTGACCTGCTGCAAGTTGCCGGTATGGACCAAGATGCTAAGCTGTATCGAGAAAGCCACCCGGGAGAGCAAGCCTATTGGATAAAAACCATGTTTAGCGGGATGCCCACCTATACCATTTTCTTAGAATTTAAAGGTAATATTCTATCTGCCTTACATTCTTTGTTCTTATTAGGGATGCCTTTCCCAATTGGGATTTTATTTTTTGGAATGGCTTTTATGTTTGCACTGATGCGAACTATTGGGGTAAGCTCGTGGCTGGCATTAGCTATAGGAATTGCGTATGGCTTTTCTTCTTACAATATCATTATTGTAGAAGCTGGGCATTACAGTAAGTTTTTTGCTATCATGCATGCACCGGGGTTATTATTAGCTGCTGTTTTGGCCTACCGAAACAAGCCTATTTTAGGCGGAGCCTTGATGGCTTTTTTTATGGGGCTACAAGTCGCTGATAATCACGTACAAATGACCTATTATTTTGGACTTGTGTTAGCTTGTTATGTTTTGTATGAACTTGTTCGGCATATTCATGAGCGAAAAATAGTTTCTTATTTACTCACAACTTTATTATTAGGCGTTGGGATAGCAATTGGTGTAGCTGTAAATGCAACTAATATGCTTCCGGTCTATGAATATTCTAAGTTTTCCATTCGTGGCCCAAGCGAACTCAGCACTTCTTCTGATGACCAAAAAGCCGGAGGTCTTGATAGAGATTACGCCTTTCAATGGTCTTACGGGCGTGAAGAACTACTAACTTTATTGATACCCAATGCATTAGGGGGAAGTTCAAATGGAAAACTTGGGAAATCATCCGAAACCTATAAGGCTTTAACTGAATACGGAGTGGGAACCGAAGAGGCAGAAAACTACATCCGTACATGGCCTCTTTATTGGGGCGACCAGCCATTCACATCCGGCCCCACATATTTCGGTGCCCTAATTTGTTTTGGCTTCATTTTAGGGCTAATCTTAGTGGATTCAGGACTTAAATGGGCATTATTGTATGCAACATTACTTTCTTGCCTGCTGTCATTAGGTAGGCATAGTTTAAATGTTCCGGAAGCTATTGTAGTCTTAGCTTTACCCATAATTTTTTACTTTACCAAAAATCGAGTAAAACTACCGGCACCCGGATATGCTTTATTATTAGCCGGAATTGCTTGGATAGGATTATATATGTTTGGCTCAGACCCAGCCTCAAGTTATCGCTTTACGGACTTGTTTTTTGATTATGTACCATTTTACAGCAAGTTTAGAGCAGTTGCCTCTATGTTGGTAATGGCTTCTTTAACAATGCCTATACTGGCCGGCTTAGGTTTTCAGGAAGTTATACAAAACAAAAAAGATTCAAAAGAAATACAGCTTGCTGTATTTTGGGCAGCAGGTATTACTGCCGGTTTAGCTTTAATATTAGCTGTATTAGGCTCTACATTCTTTTCTTTTCAGGGACCAAATGATGCTAACTTAGGATTTCCAGAACAGCTAAAAAAGCAATTAATGACCGCTTTATATGCAGACAGAGCAGATATACTTCGCAATGATGCTATTCAGGCAGTAATTTTTATCGCGTTAGCTGCCGGTTTACTCTGGTTATTTATTAAGAAAACCATTTCCAATCCAATCATTATTGGTATTGGAGTTTCGGTTATTATGTTATTTAACCTATGGCTTGTTGATAAACGTTTTGTTAATACTTCCGATTTTCGCGATAAAGAAGATAATGAGCAGTTTTTTGCGATGAAAGAGACAGAGCAGTTTTTGCTTGAAAAGGACAAGACGTATTATCGGGTATTTCCGATGAACCGAAATCCATTTAATGACGGCCGTACTCCCTATTACCTAAACTCCATAGGCGGCTACAATGCAGCCAAAATTAGACGCTATCAACAGCTCATAGATGCCCACATATCCAAAATGAACCCCAACGTTTTGAATATGCTAAATACAAAGTATATAATTCACAATCAGAAACTTAGTTTCCCTCAATGGCCGGAGTTATTGGCTACTAAAGACGGAGAATATCTCTACCAAAACTTAAATGCTTATGGAAATGCTTGGATATGCGAAAAGGTAATTATAGTGCCAACGCCTGACGCAGCCTTAGATACCTTAGACGGTGTAAACTCCATGTTTACTGCCATAGTCGAACAAAAAGATGCCGCTATTACCCAACATTTTTCCCAAGATACCGTTGACTACAATAACGAATACATAAAAATACAAAACCATGATAATCATAAACTTACGTATTTATATCACTCGCCAAAGACTCGTTTTGTAACATTTAGTGAAGTATATTACCCGAAAGGTTGGAAAGCCTTTATAGATGAAAAAGAAGTGCCGATTATCCATACAAACTTTGTATTAAGGGGCTTAGTAATTCCGGCAGGCGACCATAAAATCGAAATGCGTTTTCATCCCGAAATAATTGATACTACCGAAACCTACTCACGTATAGCCTCTGTAATCTTAATTATATTCATTGGTTTTGCCGGTTTTTGGGAATGGCGAAACTACCGAAAAAATCAAGCATAA